A genomic segment from Triticum dicoccoides isolate Atlit2015 ecotype Zavitan chromosome 1A, WEW_v2.0, whole genome shotgun sequence encodes:
- the LOC119362078 gene encoding uncharacterized protein LOC119362078 produces the protein MARLYHLTFLSVFFYLLLTGLVAADPSGGKKVGKKVIMTVRYPAADSGEKITISTRLIGEGGVGDSHFHLDGDDYEPIIFATKNLVSALEKVGDPQANLSEL, from the exons ATGGCTCGGCTCTACCACCTCACCTTCCTCTCCGTCTTCTTCTACCTCCTCCTCACCGGCCTCGTGGCTGCCGATCCGTCTGGAGGGAAGAAGGTCGGCAAgaaggtgatcatgacggtgcggtACCCGGCTGCCGACTCGGGGGAGAAGATCACGATCTCGACGCGCCTCATCGGTGAGGGCGGGGTCGGCGACAGCCACTTCCATCTCGACGGCGACGACTACGAACC CATCATTTTCGCCACGAAAAACCTTGTCTCGGCCCTGGAGAAGGTGGGAGATCCGCAGGCCAATCTATCCGAG CTGTAG
- the LOC119362228 gene encoding uncharacterized protein LOC119362228 has product MARPYHLTLLSVFSFLLLTGLVTADLSGENKVGKIVTMTVQYPAVGSPPGEKTTISAHYVDENGGSDRRFNLDCDDDEPLGFAMKYLITTLEGIRDTRESRSEL; this is encoded by the exons ATGGCTCGCCCCTACCACCTGACCCTCCTCTCCGTCTTTTCCTTCCTGCTCCTCACTGGCCTTGTGACTGCTGATCTGTCCGGAGAGAATAAAGTCGGGAAGATTGTGACCATGACCGTCCAGTACCCGGCCGTGGGCTCACCGCCGGGGGAGAAGACCACGATCTCAGCGCACTACGTTGACGAGAACGGAGGCAGCGACCGCCGCTTCAACCTCGACTGTGACGATGACGAGCC CCTCGGTTTCGCCATGAAGTACCTTATCACGACCCTGGAGGGGATACGAGATACGCGGGAGTCTCGATCCGAG CTCTAG
- the LOC119361989 gene encoding uncharacterized protein LOC119361989: MARLSSVPTSLLLLASLAAAASAAAADQEEGGIRIRVRYPTKEQSQWLDRWAEKHQAQGSGGGFRIRPATDEESAFLNRMSARGAEKTGVGAGYDGRIEFGDEHPRIVVDAFHSRAHTSKANNDL, from the exons ATGGCACGCCTGTCTTCCGTTCCCACCTCCCTCCTGCTGCTAGctagcctcgccgccgccgcctcggcagcAGCCGCGGATCAAGAGGAAGGAGGCATCAGGATCCGCGTGCGGTACCCAACCAAGGAGCAGTCGCAGTGGCTGGACCGCTGGGCGGAGAAGCACCAGGCTCAAGGGTCCGGTGGAGGCTTCAGGATCCGGCCGGCCACCGACGAGGAGTCGGCGTTTCTGAACCGCATGTCAGCCCGCGGTGCGGAGAAAACCGGCGTCGGAGCCGGCTACGACGGCCGCATTGAGTTTGGCGACGAACATCC AAGAATCGTTGTGGATGCCTTCCACTCTCGAGCTCACACGTCCAAGGCGAACAATGATCTTTAG
- the LOC119362305 gene encoding uncharacterized protein LOC119362305 — MARLYHLTLLSVFLFLLLTGLVAADLSGGKKVGKKVTMTVRYPPEDSGEKITISTHLVGEGGVGDSHFHLDGDDYEPIIFAVKNLVSALEKVGDPQASLSEM; from the exons ATGGCTCGGCTTTACCACCTCACGCTCCTCTCCGTCTTCTTGTTCCTGCTCCTCACCGGCCTCGTGGCTGCTGATCTGTCCGGAGGGAAGAAGGTCGGGAAGAAGGTGACCATGACCGTGCGGTACCCGCCTGAAGACTCGGGGGAGAAGATCACGATCTCGACGCACCTCGTCGGCGAGGGCGGGGTCGGCGACAGCCACTTCCATCTCGACGGCGACGACTACGAGCC CATCATTTTCGCCGTGAAAAACCTTGTTTCTGCCCTGGAGAAGGTAGGAGATCCGCAGGCCTCTCTATCCGAG ATGTAG